Proteins from a single region of Fundulus heteroclitus isolate FHET01 chromosome 12, MU-UCD_Fhet_4.1, whole genome shotgun sequence:
- the tal2 gene encoding T-cell acute lymphocytic leukemia protein 2, with translation MTRKVFTNTRERWRQHNVNTAFAELRKLIPTHPPEKKLSKNEILRLAMRYINFLVQLLESQSGQPASHSSTALLTFLRGNMERLHSPPHPWAAASDTEAPSPGSSCESSEAW, from the coding sequence ATGACCAGGAAGGTGTTCACCAACACGCGGGAGCGCTGGCGCCAGCACAACGTCAACACGGCCTTCGCCGAGCTCCGCAAGCTCATCCCCACCCACCCTCCGGAGAAGAAGCTGAGCAAGAACGAGATCCTGCGCCTGGCCATGCGCTACATCAACTTCCTGGTGCAGCTGCTGGAGAGCCAGAGCGGTCAGCCGGCCAGCCACtcctccacggctctgctcaccTTCCTGCGGGGGAACATGGAGCGGCTGCACTCGCCTCCCCATCCCTGGGCCGCCGCCAGCGACACCGAGGCTCCGTCGCCCGGATCCAGCTGCGAAAGCTCCGAGGCCTGGTAG